TGGAAATGTTTCAACTAAACCTTCCGATGGCACTGATGTGCACTTTTATCCGCAGGTATTTTCGTCGGTGGCTGTGCCGGATTCGGTGTCACGGGTGGTGCCCACCGGCTGTGGACACATCGAGCCTATAAGGCCAAACTGCCGTTGCGCATCATCCTGATGTGCTGCTACTGTCTTTCGGGGCAGAACAGTTTGTTCGATTGGGTGCGTGATCACCGCATACACCACAAGTACTCGGAGACGGATGCCGACCCGCATAACTCCAACCGTGGCTTTTTCTACGCTCACGtcggctggctgctgctccgcaAGCACCCGGAGTGCATCAAGAAGGGTCGCCTGATCGACATGTCCGATGTGCTGGCTGATCCCGTCATCCAGTTTCATCAGAAGTACTTTATGGCTCTGAAGATCGTGTTTACCTTCATCATACCATCGTTCATTCCGTGGTTGTTCCTTGGCGAGCCGCTATATCTTTCCTTCCTGGCCAACTGTCTGCTGCGCTACGTTCTGACGCTCAACTTCACCTGGTTGGTTAACAGTGCAGCACACATCTACGGCAACAAACCGTACGACAAGTAAGTGAACTCTACGAACAGACTCTTTGAGCTCTATTATGTAAAGGCTGTAACATTTCCGACCACCGACTGCATTTACCCACAGGCGGATTCGACCGGCAGAAAACAAGGCCGTGTCGATCGTTGCCATGGGTGAAGGATGGCACAACTACCACCACGTGTTCCCGTGGGACTACAAGGCGGCCGAGCTGAGCAACTACTCCGTCAATCTCACCACCTTCTGGCTGGACTTTTTCTCCAAGATTGGCTGGGCGTACGATCTGAAGGAGCCGTCCAAGGATCTCGTTCGAAGGACGCTGGAGAAATATGGTAAGGTTTGACGGAATGCTAATCACGTGGTTATTAGTGCCACTGACCAACGAGCTCTATTCCCTACAGGCGATGGTACACACATTACGACCCCTATCGGACACCTGCAGGAGGTTCCCGAGCAGGAATCGGCGAAGAGCAGATAAACCATTGCCAGACGATCGCCGGAGGCATTATGCGATTTCACAGGCGGAAATGACTTACCA
The sequence above is a segment of the Anopheles darlingi chromosome 2, idAnoDarlMG_H_01, whole genome shotgun sequence genome. Coding sequences within it:
- the LOC125948599 gene encoding acyl-CoA Delta-9 desaturase-like, producing MTIAMSKEMVTEHGLAAHEVNVKNASAQNASDLNNNFNGIGDSKEISEKDLDDYLHHYNKWQQSRAGRALQQWIADHLGLKFDAEIKWKNVAMIGGLHLTTVILFFKYVWYSTLTTWVWGIFVGGCAGFGVTGGAHRLWTHRAYKAKLPLRIILMCCYCLSGQNSLFDWVRDHRIHHKYSETDADPHNSNRGFFYAHVGWLLLRKHPECIKKGRLIDMSDVLADPVIQFHQKYFMALKIVFTFIIPSFIPWLFLGEPLYLSFLANCLLRYVLTLNFTWLVNSAAHIYGNKPYDKRIRPAENKAVSIVAMGEGWHNYHHVFPWDYKAAELSNYSVNLTTFWLDFFSKIGWAYDLKEPSKDLVRRTLEKYGDGTHITTPIGHLQEVPEQESAKSR